Proteins from one Cytophagia bacterium CHB2 genomic window:
- a CDS encoding LamG domain-containing protein, which yields MKISYTLCTVIGLFLTSAFLTGCHVREQPAAPENAFSEPTNVSLPKPGTCVTPPSGLVSWWPGDGNAVDIMDNNHGALQNGATFAPGMVELAFSLDGTDDYVSIPNLDMNVFSFEAWVKRDRIDVPGFDRLLMSVDCGGWGVYFDGNNSVRLTYTCYSNVGSGGTVTDFEWHHIAVTYDGFTAYFYLDGTLDSSSPYGVSFNSQNGGNYSIGSRGASEFFKGLIDEVRVYDRALSGAEIQAIFAAGSAGMCKDDGKVTICHKPGTPAQKTMVIPIQALAAHLGHGDVIGPCP from the coding sequence ATGAAAATTTCATACACACTTTGCACGGTGATAGGATTGTTCTTAACAAGCGCGTTTCTTACGGGATGCCATGTTCGTGAGCAACCCGCGGCTCCCGAGAATGCGTTTAGTGAGCCAACCAATGTTTCACTTCCGAAACCTGGCACGTGCGTTACTCCTCCGAGCGGTTTGGTAAGCTGGTGGCCTGGAGACGGCAATGCCGTTGATATCATGGATAATAACCACGGGGCCTTGCAAAATGGGGCAACGTTTGCACCGGGAATGGTGGAGTTGGCGTTCAGCCTGGACGGAACGGACGACTATGTCTCAATTCCCAATCTCGATATGAACGTTTTCAGCTTTGAGGCGTGGGTTAAGCGTGACAGAATTGACGTGCCCGGTTTTGATCGACTCTTGATGTCCGTCGATTGCGGGGGCTGGGGAGTTTATTTCGACGGCAATAACTCCGTGCGGCTGACCTATACTTGTTATTCCAATGTCGGTTCGGGCGGAACAGTTACTGATTTCGAATGGCACCACATCGCAGTCACTTACGATGGGTTCACTGCTTATTTTTATCTGGATGGTACTCTTGATTCATCATCTCCGTATGGGGTATCATTCAATAGCCAAAACGGAGGAAATTATTCCATTGGCTCGCGGGGAGCAAGCGAGTTCTTTAAAGGCTTAATCGATGAAGTTCGGGTTTATGATCGTGCGCTCTCAGGCGCGGAAATTCAAGCAATTTTCGCAGCCGGGAGCGCGGGCATGTGTAAAGATGATGGCAAGGTAACGATTTGCCACAAGCCCGGCACGCCAGCGCAAAAGACGATGGTGATTCCAATTCAGGCGCTTGCCGCTCACTTGGGGCACGGTGATGTTATCGGCCCATGCCCGTAA